One Mercenaria mercenaria strain notata chromosome 12, MADL_Memer_1, whole genome shotgun sequence DNA segment encodes these proteins:
- the LOC123533748 gene encoding uncharacterized protein LOC123533748, whose protein sequence is MDLTDETMQNRKISTATVTTDSGVSSICNEGSVCEEEMADITTAGEDITDAKPKVRLSMDEHEQRNIDLGKFMEATTVRSRRSCSLPDILDFDNIEFYDDDPNNSTDFPQSSANSSKDSLSVVTTDTRKTSTTSLGSFQLCGKEHVEKPCYICLKDNEIYCSVCVQVHNFHCKENVKHIPEIPPEMRTSLCGEAMKELRVVRERFNKVKAENENYIEQLKDSRRTFLRSVMKYKNTIIEAIDKLEKEALSQMDAVYNREKNKIEQNLNQLEREIADIESYITILEQCMTANENSVVYELQGATEQLRIDEAMVRDLHKSTSIVQFEFEPSADMLATLTNFEKLWKVTKKETVACTYPRPCSCDRSYRNKVAVKEKEVSVRLSGLSFDRERCCITGCEFLPNGKLLACDNGNKKVKLFDKKFKCISAHTLHSLPWDVAVIDAERAVVTIPDRKQLHFIGLHHRISMKETVTLEQNCWGVSYSNEQIFVTCWSRDIKEVIILDTNGTPKRRIVTVQSQPFHTPWFIDGHDDTMFVSDWGTYLVQGVTTSGIPLSKYRKSNLVGPLGMCRDPDENVFICGRDSNNIHQISKDGTEQRVFLSERDGIQQPLNLCLRASDDKLIVTSWMSDKLTVFRLQ, encoded by the exons ATGGATTTAACAGACGAAACCATGCAAAACAGGAAAATTTCAACTGCCACAGTGACTACTGACAGTGGGGTCAGCTCTATATGTAATGAAGGAAGTGTTTGTGAGGAAGAAATGGCTGATATTACTACAGCGGGCGAAGATATTACAGATGCCAAACCAAAAGTGAGATTGTCTATGGACGAACATGAACAAAGAAATATTGATTTAGGAAAATTTATGGAAGCAACAACAGTTCGATCGCGTAGATCGTGTTCCCTACCGGATATACTAGACTTTGATAATATTGAATTTTATGATGATGATCCTAATAACTCTACCGATTTTCCCCAAAGCTCTGCGAATTCATCTAAAGACAGTTTGTCAGTTGTCACTACAGATACTCGGAAAACATCAACAACAAGTTTAGGCAGCTTTCAACTTTGTGGcaaagaacatgttgaaaaaccGTGTTATATATGTCTGAAAGATAATGAGATTTATTGTAGTGTATGTGTGCAAGTTCACAACTTCCAttgtaaagaaaatgtaaaacacaTTCCAGAAATCCCACCAGAAATGAGAACAAGTTTATGCGGTGAAGCAATGAAAGAACTAAGAGTGGTTAGAGAAAGGTTTAACAAAGTCAAAGCCGAAAATGAAAATTACATTGAACAACTGAAAGATTCGCGGAGAACATTTTTACGTtctgtaatgaaatataaaaatacaattataGAAGCCATTGATAAGCTAGAGAAAGAAGCATTATCTCAGATGGATGCTGTGTATAATCGGGAAAAGAACAAAATAGAACAAAACTTAAATCAACTTGAAAGAGAAATCGCAGATATTGAAAGTTATATTACCATTCTTGAGCAGTGCATGAcagcaaatgaaaattcagtTGTGTATGAGCTACAAGGAGCAACCGAGCAGCTTCGAATCGACGAAGCGATGGTACGAGATCTCCATAAGTCAACTAGTATTGTTCAGTTCGAGTTCGAGCCCTCAGCGGATATGTTAGCAACGTTAACCAACTTTGAAAAACTCTGGAAGGTTACGAAGAAGGAGACCGTAGCTTGTACATACCCTCGTCCATGTTCATGTGACAGATCATACAGAAATAAG gtagCAGTAAAGGAGAAGGAGgtatctgtccgtctgtccggcTTGTCGTTTGATAGAGAAAGATGCTGTATTACCGGTTGTGAGTTTCTACCCAACGGGAAGCTGCTCGCTTGtgacaatggaaataaaaaggTGAAACTGTTTGATAAGAAGTTCAAGTGTATATCTGCTCATACTTTACACTCCCTGCCGTGGGATGTGGCCGTAATTGATGCAGAACGTGCCGTTGTTACCATTCCAGATCGCAAGCAACTTCATTTCATTGGTCTTCATCACAGAATCTCGATGAAAGAGACGGTCACTCTTGAGCAAAACTGTTGGGGTGTATCTTACAGTAATGAACAAATATTCGTTACGTGCTGGTCACGTGACATAAAGGAAGTAATTATTCTAGATACGAACGGAACACCGAAACGTCGTATTGTAACTGTTCAAAGTCAGCCATTTCATACTCCATGGTTTATTGACGGACACGATGACACCATGTTCGTATCAGACTGGGGCACGTATTTAGTGCAAGGTGTCACCACTTCCGGTATCCCTttatctaaatatagaaaaagcaACTTGGTTGGCCCCTTAGGAATGTGTCGTGATCCGGACGAAAATGTGTTCATTTGTGGGAGAGACTCTAATAATATACACCAGATATCAAAAGACGGGACTGAGCAACGAGTATTTCTCTCCGAAAGAGATGGAATACAGCAACCGCTCAATTTATGTCTTCGTGCATCAGACGATAAACTTATCGTGACGTCATGGATGTCAGACAAACTTACTGTGTTCAGACTTCAATAA